In Caldisericaceae bacterium, the DNA window TAATCTTCAGAAACTATTTAATGTTAGAGAGGGTTTAGGAAGGAAAGATGATCATCTTCCATATAGAGTTACGCATGAACCAATTTCAAATGGTGTTAGCAAAGGACACTACGTTACCGAAGAGGAATTACAAAAGATGCTCGATGAATACTACATGACAAGAGGTTGGTCCAAAGAAGGTATACCAACAAAAATGCATCTTACAAGGTTAGGTCTTGTAAAAGAAGCAGAAGAGTATGGTGCACCGGTTTAAAGATGATAAAGATTTTGGTTGTTTCTGATACGCACTATACAGATAGAATTTCAGAGTTACCCGACTTGTCTTTGTATATGAAAGATGTTGATGCAGTATTTGCCTTGGGAGATTTTACTTCTTTTGATGTTCTTGAGTATTTGAATTCTTTTAAGAAAATTGTGTATGCAGTTCATGGAAATATGGACGACAATTTTGTGAAAAACCATTTAAGAGATAAGATGACTCTTAATATTGAGAATGTTTCTCTTGCTTTAACTCACGGAAGTGGTAGTCCATACGGTATTGAAGAAAGAATAAAAAGTGCTTTTAGCAGGAATTTTGATGCTTATATTTTTGGGCATACCCATCAACCGATGTCAAAATATACAGATGGTGTTTTATTCTTTAACCCTGGTTCTCTTGCAATCCAAACACCAAGTTTAGGTGTTCTTTATGTTGAAAAAGAGAATATTTGGGGAAAAATTGTTTATGTATAGAATGTATTTAAATAAACTTTTAGGAGGCAGAAGATGACTGAAGGAAAACCCTCTCAAATTGGGGAAATTTTAAAGCAGTTAAAGAACGACAACCCAGATCTTGAGGCTCTTGCAGTTGTGAGTTTAGACGGACTCCCAATTGCAAGTTTGCTTCCTCCGGATACTGAAGAAGACAGGGTTGCTGCAATGTCTGCTGCAATTTTAGCATTAGGAGAAAGAGCATTAGAAGAACTTAAAAAGGGAACCCTTGAACAGGCGTATGTAAAAGGTGAATTTGGTTATGTGATTACAACAGGAATTAAAAATCTTGCTGCGCTTATGGTTGTCACAAATAAAGAGGCAAAACTTGGAATGGTGATGCTTACAATTAAAAAAGGCGTTGATGAGCTCTCAAAAATTATTTAGTGTTTTATCCTCCTTGTTTTTAGATTGTGCTCGGCATGTGTCGAGCACTTTTTATTTAAATAAGTCGTGAGGATAAAGAAAATCGTGACCTAATGTTCTTTGAGAGATCTTACAAACAGGCGGA includes these proteins:
- a CDS encoding metallophosphoesterase; translation: MIKILVVSDTHYTDRISELPDLSLYMKDVDAVFALGDFTSFDVLEYLNSFKKIVYAVHGNMDDNFVKNHLRDKMTLNIENVSLALTHGSGSPYGIEERIKSAFSRNFDAYIFGHTHQPMSKYTDGVLFFNPGSLAIQTPSLGVLYVEKENIWGKIVYV
- a CDS encoding roadblock/LC7 domain-containing protein, which translates into the protein MTEGKPSQIGEILKQLKNDNPDLEALAVVSLDGLPIASLLPPDTEEDRVAAMSAAILALGERALEELKKGTLEQAYVKGEFGYVITTGIKNLAALMVVTNKEAKLGMVMLTIKKGVDELSKII